In Fervidobacterium nodosum Rt17-B1, one genomic interval encodes:
- the murD gene encoding UDP-N-acetylmuramoyl-L-alanine--D-glutamate ligase, with protein MQYALLGLGLSNKYAAKFLLKLGEKIFVSESGKLSSEDKAFLEENNIPYEEGVNSEKILEADVILTSPSVPHNHPILLKAQQMGKYVDTEITYFMKFLDWKPKIIAVTGSVGKSTTVAMINHLISKSASSQISGNFGIPIAQVLLEGKKPEYIVVEISSFQLYWTPFFKPNVAVITNIYPNHLDWHPSMEHYVDSKFKITKFQDNEDHFVYNPKDMETFKRLALVQAKRVPFTVDFKFEEIPFHIRTKQNMENIAAAKTVLKVLGLPFSMSMLEDFTPLPHRMEYCGTINGAHYYNDSKATNAAAVVKALENFDNNLYLIIAGKGKNEDYSKLANEISKKCKFVAIVGPISDAVEPYLKERNVNYKRFSNIEEAVFEISKMAKEGDYVLLGPAGASYDAYKNFEERGNHFKEIVKKLMQG; from the coding sequence ATGCAGTACGCACTGCTCGGTTTGGGGTTGAGTAATAAGTATGCTGCGAAGTTTCTTTTGAAATTAGGAGAAAAGATTTTTGTAAGCGAATCTGGAAAGCTTTCCAGTGAAGATAAGGCATTTTTGGAAGAAAACAACATACCATACGAGGAAGGAGTAAATTCTGAGAAAATATTAGAAGCCGATGTTATACTCACAAGTCCGAGCGTTCCACACAACCATCCAATTCTTTTAAAGGCTCAACAGATGGGCAAATATGTCGATACCGAAATAACCTACTTCATGAAATTTCTCGATTGGAAACCGAAAATAATAGCTGTGACAGGCTCAGTCGGTAAGAGTACAACTGTAGCGATGATTAACCACCTCATTTCGAAATCAGCATCATCCCAAATTTCTGGAAACTTTGGGATCCCCATTGCTCAGGTGCTTTTGGAAGGCAAGAAACCGGAATACATAGTAGTAGAAATAAGCAGTTTCCAACTCTATTGGACTCCGTTTTTTAAGCCAAACGTCGCGGTTATCACTAATATTTATCCCAATCATTTAGATTGGCATCCAAGTATGGAGCATTATGTTGATTCGAAATTCAAAATAACGAAATTCCAAGATAACGAAGACCACTTTGTTTACAACCCAAAAGATATGGAAACATTCAAAAGATTAGCCCTTGTCCAAGCGAAGAGAGTTCCATTCACCGTTGATTTTAAATTCGAAGAGATACCGTTCCATATACGAACAAAACAAAATATGGAAAATATCGCCGCTGCAAAGACTGTATTGAAAGTACTTGGATTACCTTTCTCAATGAGCATGCTGGAAGATTTCACTCCGTTACCACACAGAATGGAATACTGCGGTACAATAAACGGCGCACATTATTATAACGACTCAAAGGCAACAAACGCAGCCGCTGTTGTTAAAGCACTTGAGAATTTCGATAATAATTTGTATCTCATAATAGCAGGAAAAGGAAAGAACGAAGATTACTCAAAGTTGGCTAACGAAATATCAAAAAAATGTAAATTCGTTGCCATCGTCGGACCAATTTCCGATGCGGTGGAACCCTATTTAAAAGAAAGGAATGTCAATTACAAAAGATTTTCAAACATCGAAGAAGCCGTTTTTGAAATAAGCAAAATGGCAAAAGAAGGAGATTACGTACTCCTTGGACCTGCGGGAGCAAGTTATGACGCCTATAAAAACTTCGAGGAGAGAGGTAATCATTTCAAAGAGATAGTGAAAAAATTGATGCAAGGATAA
- a CDS encoding respiratory chain complex I subunit 1 family protein: MTALRVAGVLLTAFFFGITFEGIGRKVTARIQKRYGPPWYQNFIDLFKTLTKHGWTHGWIFDFGVLMALGGVIATLSFVPLGNLVAFPGLDNFFVIVYLFTVGALGMAMGMVGTGNPWASIGVARALTLMLGYEVPYLITITSLLYFYRTSNITAIIQAQADGWNLFKFPIGALVAFISLQGMLGKEPFEAPIAPSEIASGPMVELSAKYMGLLMLMNSFMEFVEISLFVDFFLGGGTYFVFLLKYLIVWILAVMISSVLPRFRIEQAVAFYWTVPIILAFVQAFIVVNLK, translated from the coding sequence ATGACAGCACTTAGAGTTGCCGGAGTTTTATTAACAGCATTTTTCTTTGGAATCACATTCGAAGGTATAGGTAGAAAAGTCACAGCAAGAATTCAAAAAAGATATGGACCACCATGGTATCAAAATTTCATAGATTTGTTCAAAACACTCACAAAACATGGCTGGACACACGGTTGGATATTTGATTTCGGTGTTTTAATGGCTCTCGGTGGAGTCATCGCTACACTCTCCTTTGTACCACTTGGAAATCTCGTCGCATTTCCGGGGCTTGATAACTTCTTCGTCATAGTCTACTTATTCACAGTAGGTGCGCTGGGTATGGCTATGGGTATGGTCGGTACAGGCAATCCATGGGCTTCCATAGGTGTCGCAAGGGCACTTACGCTAATGCTTGGATACGAAGTACCTTACTTAATAACAATAACTTCACTTTTGTATTTCTACAGAACATCGAATATAACTGCGATAATACAAGCTCAAGCTGATGGATGGAACCTTTTCAAATTCCCAATTGGTGCGTTAGTAGCGTTTATTTCACTCCAAGGCATGCTTGGCAAAGAACCATTCGAAGCACCAATCGCTCCATCGGAAATCGCGTCAGGTCCGATGGTTGAACTTTCAGCGAAATACATGGGACTTCTCATGCTCATGAACTCATTCATGGAATTTGTTGAAATCAGTCTCTTTGTTGATTTCTTCCTTGGTGGCGGAACGTACTTTGTGTTCCTTTTGAAGTATTTAATCGTTTGGATTCTGGCAGTTATGATATCCTCGGTGTTACCACGCTTTAGAATAGAGCAAGCAGTTGCATTCTACTGGACTGTACCTATAATTTTGGCATTTGTCCAAGCATTTATCGTAGTTAATCTAAAATGA
- a CDS encoding NADH-quinone oxidoreductase subunit D, translating to MGEVKLFFGPNHPGMHGNFSVHMYVEGDIVVKARPLPGFLHRGFEKLMERRLWYQNLALIPRICVPEPDINEACYAMAIEKIAKVEVPERAQWIRMLVLELARIANHLWSFGGIGGALGMYTSMFWSVSDRDRVLDIFEELTGARIYHMYIIPGGVRKDLTPGLEDKIRKLMDYIEEKLPEYETFILKNRILHTRLKGIAKIDTETCLKIGVTGIGLRATGVPYDIRKVDPYLFYDKVEFDIPTATEGDAYARISLKPKEIRQSIRIIRQILEKMPTGPVNVRISDGNGLRIRVPKGMAYARVESTRGEYGYLVVSDGGETPYRVAVRGASYPQGLYGVEHFLPGTRIDDVPIWLDTMGVCAPEIDR from the coding sequence ATGGGTGAAGTAAAACTATTCTTTGGACCTAACCACCCTGGAATGCACGGTAATTTCAGCGTACACATGTACGTTGAAGGAGATATAGTTGTAAAGGCAAGACCTCTTCCAGGCTTTTTGCACAGAGGTTTTGAAAAACTTATGGAAAGAAGACTCTGGTATCAAAATTTAGCGCTTATACCGAGAATTTGTGTTCCTGAACCTGATATAAACGAAGCATGTTACGCTATGGCAATAGAAAAGATTGCAAAAGTTGAGGTACCTGAACGTGCGCAATGGATAAGGATGCTTGTCTTAGAATTGGCAAGAATTGCAAATCACCTGTGGAGTTTTGGAGGAATTGGTGGAGCACTTGGTATGTACACAAGCATGTTCTGGTCTGTTAGTGATAGGGACAGGGTGCTCGATATATTCGAAGAATTGACTGGAGCAAGGATATACCACATGTACATAATACCTGGTGGTGTTAGAAAAGATTTGACACCAGGATTGGAAGATAAAATCAGAAAACTTATGGATTACATAGAAGAAAAATTACCTGAATACGAAACGTTCATATTGAAAAATAGAATACTCCATACAAGGCTCAAAGGTATAGCAAAGATAGATACAGAAACATGTCTCAAAATCGGTGTTACAGGTATAGGTCTTAGAGCAACTGGTGTACCTTACGATATAAGGAAAGTTGATCCGTATCTATTCTACGATAAAGTTGAATTTGATATCCCAACAGCAACAGAAGGAGACGCTTACGCAAGAATAAGCTTGAAACCAAAGGAAATCAGACAGAGTATAAGGATTATAAGGCAAATCCTCGAGAAGATGCCTACCGGACCTGTTAATGTGAGAATATCCGATGGCAACGGTTTAAGGATAAGAGTACCAAAAGGTATGGCATACGCACGTGTAGAATCTACTCGTGGTGAGTATGGTTATCTTGTTGTATCAGATGGTGGAGAAACACCGTACAGAGTAGCGGTGCGTGGTGCTTCGTATCCTCAAGGGCTTTACGGTGTTGAACACTTCTTACCAGGTACAAGAATCGATGATGTTCCAATTTGGCTTGACACAATGGGCGTCTGCGCTCCAGAAATCGATAGGTAA
- a CDS encoding NADH-quinone oxidoreductase subunit C: MTNSMNNVQEILESIKNAYGVEILQIDTRQYKIISQPEKTIPLLTHLKSQGYSHLSILTCVDWIEQKKFELVYILMNWSNGVTFLVSTFIDRDNPVFTTVKDMWPTAEWYERDVHEFFGVEFEGNENCKKPMILEVWNDLPPLRKDFDPLKYSKEHYPDREYEKDVIHEAKIIRADIEKQTGGELNG; this comes from the coding sequence ATGACGAATTCCATGAATAATGTTCAAGAAATACTTGAAAGTATTAAAAATGCTTACGGTGTTGAAATATTACAAATCGACACAAGACAATACAAAATAATATCTCAACCAGAAAAGACTATACCATTACTTACGCATCTGAAATCACAAGGTTATTCACATTTATCTATTCTCACATGCGTTGACTGGATAGAACAAAAGAAATTTGAGTTGGTATACATACTCATGAACTGGTCGAATGGCGTCACATTCCTTGTATCAACGTTCATAGATAGGGATAACCCTGTATTCACAACAGTAAAAGATATGTGGCCAACAGCAGAATGGTATGAAAGAGATGTTCATGAGTTCTTTGGTGTCGAATTTGAAGGTAACGAAAACTGCAAAAAACCGATGATATTAGAAGTATGGAACGACTTACCACCTTTGAGAAAAGATTTCGACCCATTGAAATACTCAAAAGAGCATTATCCAGATAGAGAATACGAAAAAGATGTCATACACGAAGCAAAGATTATCAGAGCTGATATTGAAAAACAAACAGGGGGCGAGTTAAATGGGTGA
- a CDS encoding DUF6364 family protein: protein MRKRESHKEEYQNITLSIPKNLILQVKHIAVERNTSISALVKGFLEELVKKESLYQKVQQRALKLLEKGFDLGTEGNTSWKREDLHERV, encoded by the coding sequence ATGAGAAAACGTGAAAGCCACAAAGAAGAATATCAAAACATTACGCTTTCAATTCCTAAAAATCTTATTTTGCAAGTAAAGCATATAGCTGTTGAAAGAAATACATCAATTTCGGCTTTGGTTAAAGGTTTTTTAGAAGAGCTTGTAAAAAAAGAGAGTTTGTATCAAAAAGTTCAACAGAGAGCCCTTAAACTTTTGGAGAAAGGATTTGACTTAGGAACAGAAGGGAACACATCTTGGAAGAGAGAGGATTTGCATGAAAGAGTATAA
- a CDS encoding PIN domain-containing protein, with product MKEYKETKYEFVDTNILVYAYDESAGQKHITAKRILENLWKKGNGALSTQVFQEFFVVVTKKVKNPLDYNTAAQIISDLSFWKVYTIEVSDILEAIKISQRYKISFWDSLIICSAKNLGCSILWSEDLNSGQYFGKLKVLNPFLQS from the coding sequence ATGAAAGAGTATAAAGAAACAAAATATGAATTCGTTGATACTAACATTTTGGTATATGCGTACGATGAATCGGCCGGTCAAAAACATATTACAGCCAAGCGCATTTTAGAGAATTTATGGAAAAAAGGAAATGGAGCATTAAGTACTCAAGTTTTTCAAGAGTTTTTTGTTGTTGTGACAAAGAAAGTTAAAAATCCTTTAGATTACAACACCGCAGCTCAAATCATATCGGATTTAAGTTTTTGGAAGGTATACACAATAGAAGTTAGTGATATTTTGGAAGCTATCAAAATTTCACAAAGATATAAAATTTCATTTTGGGACTCTTTGATAATTTGTAGTGCTAAAAATTTAGGATGTTCAATATTGTGGAGTGAGGATTTGAATTCAGGTCAATACTTTGGTAAGTTAAAAGTATTAAATCCTTTTTTACAGAGTTGA
- a CDS encoding ferritin-like domain-containing protein, producing MYDVLKLAESFEIEGYKFYKSKATEVKSKAITEIFEYLANMEKEHTEFIRGLMKNLEEGREIEKIPSQDTKFFNERYESQKVSDTSQEDDIADLSVLRMAYLIEKDFMEFYAKAAQNEKNEKVKEILEILAKWEEGHKKIIEEQMNYIIEKNHLDLGFYPF from the coding sequence ATGTACGATGTCCTAAAGTTAGCCGAAAGTTTCGAAATAGAAGGTTACAAATTCTACAAAAGCAAAGCAACAGAAGTAAAAAGCAAAGCGATAACGGAAATATTTGAATACCTTGCAAATATGGAAAAAGAACACACGGAATTCATTAGAGGATTAATGAAAAATTTGGAGGAAGGACGAGAGATAGAAAAAATACCATCGCAAGATACAAAATTCTTCAACGAAAGATACGAATCCCAAAAAGTTTCTGATACATCACAAGAAGACGATATAGCTGACCTTTCGGTATTGAGAATGGCGTATTTGATTGAAAAAGATTTCATGGAATTTTACGCAAAAGCCGCACAAAATGAGAAAAACGAAAAAGTAAAAGAAATACTTGAGATACTAGCCAAGTGGGAAGAAGGTCATAAAAAAATCATCGAAGAGCAGATGAATTATATAATCGAGAAAAATCACCTTGATTTAGGATTTTACCCATTTTAA
- a CDS encoding NuoB/complex I 20 kDa subunit family protein, whose amino-acid sequence MDERSVWEKIADQLRSRSMWMLHYCTGCGAVELPPSMTSRFDMERLGMGPMATPRQADIFLITGYLSAKTLRRVIYTYEKMADPKYVIGFGSCTINGGIYYDSYSTINRLDYYIPVDLYIAGCMPRPEAILNAFNQLMEMIRKGEANGWKRYKENYEWYKQNQIRSLGEVIVHDEFHE is encoded by the coding sequence ATAGACGAAAGAAGTGTTTGGGAGAAGATAGCAGACCAACTCAGAAGTCGTTCAATGTGGATGTTGCATTACTGTACAGGTTGCGGTGCAGTAGAACTTCCACCATCAATGACTTCGAGATTTGATATGGAACGATTAGGTATGGGGCCAATGGCAACACCAAGACAAGCCGATATCTTTTTAATCACTGGTTACCTAAGTGCAAAGACACTCAGGAGAGTTATATACACATACGAAAAAATGGCTGACCCAAAATACGTCATCGGTTTTGGTTCATGTACAATCAACGGTGGTATATACTACGACTCCTACTCAACGATAAATAGGCTCGATTATTACATTCCAGTTGACTTGTACATTGCAGGTTGTATGCCAAGACCTGAAGCGATACTCAACGCATTCAACCAATTGATGGAGATGATTAGAAAAGGCGAAGCAAATGGCTGGAAGAGATACAAAGAAAATTACGAATGGTACAAGCAGAACCAAATAAGGAGTCTCGGTGAGGTGATTGTACATGACGAATTCCATGAATAA
- a CDS encoding endonuclease III domain-containing protein: MENLENKKIAFQNFYSILKGIHGSLGKWWPGEREEIIVSAVLTQNTNWKNVERALNNIKEVCSGDILICLHNLPDEQLTNLIRPAGFYNIKAKRLRQLLNWLENYEFKLDKIAGKDAFELRKELLEINGIGKETADSIILYAFEKPIFVIDAYTKRLLKRIFGIEFNDYDEYREFFEDNYEKTVELYQEFHGLIVEHAKLYCTSKPKCDICPIDFCLFNRQDKPF, from the coding sequence GTGGAGAATTTGGAAAATAAAAAAATAGCTTTTCAGAATTTTTATTCCATCCTAAAGGGAATTCACGGATCTTTGGGGAAATGGTGGCCTGGAGAACGTGAAGAAATAATTGTATCTGCTGTTCTTACTCAGAATACGAATTGGAAGAACGTCGAAAGGGCTTTAAATAATATAAAAGAAGTGTGTTCAGGTGATATATTAATTTGTTTACACAACCTTCCAGATGAGCAGTTAACTAATTTAATACGCCCTGCGGGGTTTTACAATATAAAGGCTAAAAGGTTGAGACAATTATTAAATTGGCTTGAAAATTACGAATTTAAATTAGACAAAATCGCTGGGAAAGATGCCTTTGAATTGAGAAAAGAATTACTGGAAATTAACGGAATAGGCAAAGAAACTGCCGATTCAATAATTCTTTATGCATTTGAAAAGCCTATATTTGTTATAGACGCTTATACAAAAAGATTACTCAAACGGATTTTTGGTATAGAATTTAACGATTACGATGAATACAGAGAATTTTTCGAGGATAATTATGAAAAGACCGTGGAGCTCTATCAAGAGTTCCACGGCCTTATTGTTGAACACGCTAAATTATACTGCACAAGTAAACCAAAATGCGATATTTGCCCAATTGATTTTTGCTTGTTTAACCGCCAAGATAAGCCTTTCTAA
- a CDS encoding cold shock domain-containing protein: MKGTVKWFDSSKGYGFITGENGQDVFVHFSAIQMDGFKTLKEGDKVEFDIQNGQKGPQAANVKLVK; the protein is encoded by the coding sequence ATGAAAGGTACAGTTAAGTGGTTTGATTCTTCAAAGGGTTACGGATTCATCACAGGAGAGAACGGACAAGACGTTTTTGTTCACTTCAGCGCCATTCAAATGGATGGTTTTAAAACACTCAAAGAAGGCGACAAAGTCGAATTCGACATCCAAAACGGACAAAAAGGTCCTCAAGCAGCAAACGTTAAATTAGTAAAATAA
- a CDS encoding FAD-dependent oxidoreductase has protein sequence MAEKSFFAPLIAWKNLFEKPVTIRVPKEKREAAERYRGFHINDWNKCIGCGTCAKICPTDAITMVEVPDMKQEYGMKPQRPAIDYGRCSFCAMCVDICTTGSLQMTREYIFVSPNPEDFYYAPTEKGILKKEPSEIKIGWTREDTNDLLDLDRVVPEHMPAEERVDSFVEFVKAYSKEEAIKEAARCVECAICVDRCPEHMQIPQYIKSIWKDDLKDALKWLLKGVEEQNNFGANPLSGVCGRVCTHRCEEVCAISHRGEAIAIRWLKRYIVDNVPANQWSEIVKFESPKKNKKVGIIGSGPAGLSAAYFLATMGYEVDIYESLNRPGGVMRYGIPRYRLPDEALDKDIAFIEALGVRIYTGVTVGKDIPFEEFRQKYDAIFVSTGLTLGRSTRMPGSDHPNVVQALPLLREIRDYLRGEGPEPKIARRVVVIGGGNVAMDIARSLARLQKMKYGEVNVTVTCLERTFDEMPADMEEIEEAQEEGVKIYPGWGPREVVFYPNEDKIKGIKCVKCTEVFDENRKFNPKFDETEICYYDGDMIIEAIGQAPDYSFLPEEWKSKLQFVGPRILTNNLRQTQIPWLFAGGDIVNGPDIIHAVADGYWAARGIDQYLSNQ, from the coding sequence ATGGCTGAAAAGAGTTTTTTCGCTCCTTTGATAGCATGGAAAAATTTGTTTGAAAAGCCAGTAACAATAAGAGTCCCAAAGGAAAAAAGAGAAGCCGCAGAGAGATACAGGGGATTTCACATAAATGATTGGAATAAATGTATCGGTTGTGGTACTTGTGCGAAAATATGTCCAACCGATGCAATAACAATGGTTGAAGTCCCAGATATGAAGCAAGAGTACGGTATGAAACCACAAAGACCAGCTATTGATTACGGAAGATGTAGCTTCTGTGCAATGTGCGTTGATATATGTACAACAGGCTCATTACAAATGACCAGAGAATACATATTCGTATCACCAAATCCAGAAGATTTTTACTATGCTCCAACTGAAAAAGGAATACTCAAGAAGGAACCATCAGAAATCAAGATAGGTTGGACAAGAGAAGATACAAACGACTTACTTGATTTAGACAGAGTTGTACCTGAGCACATGCCAGCTGAAGAAAGAGTTGATTCATTTGTCGAATTTGTTAAAGCGTACAGTAAAGAAGAAGCAATTAAGGAAGCGGCAAGGTGTGTTGAATGCGCTATATGTGTTGATAGATGTCCTGAACACATGCAGATACCACAATACATAAAATCTATATGGAAAGATGATTTGAAAGATGCACTAAAGTGGCTTTTGAAAGGTGTTGAAGAGCAAAATAACTTTGGCGCTAACCCGCTATCAGGTGTATGTGGTAGGGTATGTACACATAGATGTGAGGAAGTCTGTGCCATTTCACATCGTGGAGAAGCTATAGCAATTAGATGGTTGAAAAGGTACATCGTTGATAATGTTCCAGCAAATCAATGGAGTGAAATTGTCAAATTTGAATCACCCAAGAAGAACAAAAAGGTTGGGATTATTGGTAGCGGTCCTGCTGGTTTATCCGCAGCGTACTTTCTTGCAACAATGGGTTACGAAGTTGACATTTACGAATCGCTCAATCGCCCCGGTGGTGTTATGAGATACGGTATTCCAAGATACAGACTGCCAGATGAAGCTCTTGATAAAGATATCGCATTCATTGAAGCACTTGGTGTTAGAATTTACACAGGAGTAACCGTTGGAAAAGATATACCCTTCGAAGAATTTAGACAAAAGTACGATGCGATTTTCGTATCAACAGGTCTTACTTTAGGTAGGTCAACAAGGATGCCAGGTTCCGACCATCCTAACGTAGTCCAAGCATTACCATTGTTAAGGGAAATCAGAGATTATCTACGTGGCGAAGGACCAGAACCAAAAATCGCAAGGCGCGTTGTTGTAATTGGTGGTGGAAATGTGGCAATGGATATAGCAAGAAGCTTGGCAAGATTACAGAAGATGAAATACGGAGAAGTAAACGTCACTGTAACTTGTCTTGAAAGAACATTTGACGAAATGCCTGCGGATATGGAAGAAATCGAAGAAGCGCAAGAAGAAGGCGTGAAGATATATCCGGGTTGGGGTCCACGTGAAGTTGTTTTTTATCCTAACGAAGATAAAATCAAGGGAATTAAGTGCGTAAAATGTACTGAAGTATTCGACGAAAATAGAAAATTCAACCCAAAATTTGATGAAACAGAAATTTGTTACTACGACGGCGATATGATAATAGAAGCTATCGGGCAAGCGCCAGATTACTCATTCTTGCCAGAAGAATGGAAATCAAAACTCCAATTTGTTGGTCCAAGGATTCTCACAAATAATTTAAGACAAACGCAGATACCTTGGTTATTTGCTGGTGGAGATATCGTCAACGGTCCAGATATAATCCATGCAGTAGCGGATGGTTATTGGGCTGCAAGAGGTATAGATCAGTACCTAAGTAACCAATAA
- a CDS encoding ABC transporter substrate-binding protein, producing MLRRLLLVFVVLAAVSIFAAFDPTIYVSVGVGEPDTLDIHQAYDTVSGEVIYNVYESLIAYKKSSLTEFEPRLATEVPSVKNGLIKDGGKTYVFPIRKGVKFHNGSDLTPEDVEYSFERGLLYDPAGGPMWMLWNAIFGVNSLNEMIEKYVGKPVSEIFKDGEPLPQYKDKLVEMYKNVIDPAIEVDGNNVVFKLVRPYGPFLTIMAHTVGWSAVLDKETSIKLGLWDGKPDTWWKYRNIAKEKSPIYATAIGTGPYKLVEWDRTNRKVLLEANKDYWRGEPRIKKVVIMTVSEWGTRKLMLEKGDADDIAIVLEYLDQIRGNKDIQIIENIPSLSVTVVGFSWSVSPNSKYIGSGKWDGNGMPPDFFSDINARKAISYVINYDAVVRDVLKGYGIRVPAALPNTLLGFDPTLPLYKFNVTEARKALEKAWDGKALKVGLKFSIAYNTGNMMRQRIAEMIKTYLEMIGSGKIKVDVVALNWPSYLDAMRKAELPMPIFNWLADFPDPDNFIFTFYHSAGTYAPRQGENFKKFVSAPRKELGGKSLDELIEAARNSSDPDERKKLYVQIQKFAIDNYISIPVYQPVGVRVQRAWVKGWYENPMRPGNDYFELYKQQ from the coding sequence ATGCTAAGAAGGTTGCTGTTAGTGTTTGTTGTTTTGGCTGCTGTTTCAATATTTGCCGCTTTTGATCCGACAATTTACGTATCAGTTGGTGTGGGAGAACCTGACACACTCGATATTCACCAAGCGTATGATACTGTAAGTGGGGAGGTTATTTATAACGTATACGAAAGTTTGATAGCTTACAAAAAGAGTAGTTTAACGGAATTTGAGCCAAGGCTTGCCACAGAAGTACCATCTGTGAAAAACGGACTTATTAAAGATGGTGGGAAAACTTATGTGTTTCCAATAAGAAAAGGTGTCAAATTCCACAACGGTTCTGACCTGACACCAGAAGATGTTGAATACTCTTTTGAAAGAGGGCTTTTGTATGATCCAGCAGGCGGACCTATGTGGATGCTCTGGAATGCGATATTTGGTGTTAACTCACTGAACGAGATGATAGAAAAGTACGTTGGGAAGCCAGTATCAGAAATATTTAAAGACGGAGAGCCATTACCACAGTATAAAGATAAACTTGTTGAGATGTACAAAAACGTTATAGACCCAGCGATAGAGGTTGACGGAAATAATGTTGTTTTTAAACTTGTAAGGCCATACGGTCCATTCTTAACGATTATGGCACATACCGTTGGTTGGTCCGCTGTTTTGGATAAGGAGACGTCTATAAAACTTGGTTTGTGGGATGGTAAACCTGATACATGGTGGAAATATAGGAATATCGCAAAAGAGAAATCACCAATTTATGCCACAGCTATAGGTACAGGACCGTATAAACTTGTCGAATGGGATAGAACTAATAGAAAAGTTTTGTTGGAAGCAAATAAAGATTACTGGAGAGGCGAACCAAGGATTAAGAAAGTGGTTATAATGACGGTTAGCGAGTGGGGAACAAGAAAATTAATGCTTGAAAAAGGCGATGCAGATGATATAGCGATTGTGCTCGAATACCTTGACCAAATTAGGGGAAATAAAGACATCCAGATAATTGAGAATATTCCTTCACTTTCTGTAACGGTAGTTGGATTTTCTTGGTCTGTTTCACCAAATAGTAAGTATATTGGCAGTGGAAAGTGGGACGGGAATGGAATGCCACCTGATTTCTTCAGCGATATAAATGCAAGAAAGGCAATATCTTACGTTATAAACTACGATGCAGTTGTTAGAGATGTTTTAAAAGGTTATGGAATAAGAGTTCCTGCTGCTTTGCCAAATACCTTGCTCGGTTTTGACCCTACACTCCCACTTTACAAATTTAACGTTACAGAGGCAAGAAAAGCTCTTGAAAAAGCGTGGGATGGGAAGGCTCTCAAAGTTGGTTTAAAATTCTCAATTGCTTACAACACAGGTAACATGATGAGGCAAAGAATTGCGGAAATGATAAAGACGTATCTTGAAATGATTGGATCGGGTAAGATAAAAGTTGATGTTGTTGCACTCAACTGGCCGAGCTATCTTGATGCGATGAGAAAGGCAGAACTTCCAATGCCTATATTCAACTGGTTAGCTGACTTTCCAGACCCAGATAACTTTATATTCACCTTCTACCATTCAGCAGGTACATATGCACCAAGGCAAGGCGAAAACTTCAAGAAATTTGTCAGTGCACCTCGAAAAGAACTTGGTGGAAAGAGTCTTGATGAACTTATCGAAGCCGCGAGGAATTCTTCAGACCCAGATGAAAGAAAGAAGCTTTACGTACAAATTCAAAAATTTGCAATTGACAACTATATAAGCATTCCAGTTTATCAACCAGTTGGAGTTAGAGTCCAGAGGGCATGGGTAAAAGGTTGGTATGAAAATCCAATGAGGCCGGGAAATGATTACTTTGAATTGTATAAGCAGCAATAA